DNA from Conexivisphaera calida:
GACGATAGAGGCGGGAGGAGCGATAGCCGGGGAGCACGGGATAGGCGTTGAGAAGCGCGAGTTCATGGAGGCGCAGCACGGCAGGCTGGCGCTGGACCTCATGAGGAGAGTGAAGGAGGCGGTGGATCCCTCATGGATAATGAACCCGGGAAAGATTCTGCCGGGTCCATCGTAGGGGCCCGGATCAGGGAGCTCCTGGGCGGAGCCGCCGACGTGGCGGAGCTCTGCATGCGGTGCGGCTTCTGCAACGCGGCGTGCCCGACGAGCTCCCTGCCATCAGCCTACCTGGAGTCGCGGACGAGCCGGGGGAGGGCGGTCTTCTTCAGGGGGCTGCTCTCCGGGAGGCCCCCCGAGGATCCGCTGGCCGAGGAGGTGGCCGCCGACATGGAGTACTGCATGAGCTGCGGGAGGTGCATGAACGCATGTCCGCTCGAGATACCCATACCGCTGCTCGTGGGCGCGTACCGCGAGGCGCGGGCGAGGGAGAAGGGGAGGAGCGCGGCGGAGCGCCTGCTCCGCGGATACGACGCACTTGACAGGTTCGCGGGCGCCGTGCCGAAGCTGTACAACGCGGCGGCCGGATCCGTGAGGGGAACCATAGCCAAGGCCCTGGGGTTCAGGGAGGACCTCGAGCTGCCCAGGGCCAGCGACAGAAGGCCGAGGATCAGGGGCTGGAGGGATGGCGACGTCCTCCTGCTAGTGGATACCTACACGTGGGCACACGAGCCCGGGGCTCCGGAGGCCGTGTGGAGGCTCCTCATCGCCATGGGCCTGAGGCCAGAGGTGTTGGGTCCCCTGGATCACGGGATGGTCCTCCTGGACCTGGGGTACATCTCACGCCTGAGGGAGGAGGGCGCCGAGCTGGTGGAGCGGCTCTCGCGCGCGGCGAGGGGGAGGAAGATAGTGGTGGTCTCCCCGGCCAGCTACTACATGCTCAGGAGGATCTATCCCATCCTGTTGGGCGACGGCGCCAGGAGGCTCTCGGCGGACGTCCTGGACGTGTACGAGCTGGTCCTGGAGAGGTGCAGGGGAAGAGGGGACGGCGGGAGGAACGGGGCGAGGATCACCTACCATGAGTCGTGTCTCTCGAGGTCGAACTCCCAGGGCGACAGGATAAGGAAAGCCCTGGGAATGGCGGGATACCCGGCGGAGGGCACGCTCACTAGGTGCTGCGGCCTCGGAGGCGCCTGGGGATTGAGGAGGAACGGGGCGAGGATCTCGGACGAGCTGGTGAGGAAGTTCCTGGAGGAGGCAGCGGCCATCCCGGATGGATCTGTCGTGGCGAGCGAGAGCGAGGCCTGCAGGTTCCAGCTGAGGAGATTGCTGCCGCGCGCCGAGGTGATCTACCCGGCGGACCTCCTGAGGAGGGCGCTGGAGGACGGCAGCCTCGACTGCTCTGGGCGTTCCGGTTCCGCCGCGATCCCTCCATCCGCAGGAAAGACGGGGACTTGAGGGCTGCGCCCGCGGCGATCATGTGTGAGGTCCCGGGTTCACCGGAGCGAGTCCTTCGCCTCAACGCGACATTTGGCGTTAAGGATGTTCACTCCTTAGCCGGCTCGTAGCAGAAGTAGGGCCTGCCGCCGTTTATGGCGTCCATCGCCGCGCTAACTATGTAGTCCTCCACCTCCTCCCAGCGCTTGTCCCAGTCGATCCCCAGCAGCACATAGTGTGCGTCGCCCTCCTGATCCGCGACCACTGCCCAGAGCGGTCTTCCGTGGAACGGCTTCACCAGCCTTGTGTTGTGGAACTCGCAGTAGTACCTGCCCCGGTGCTCGCGCATGTGGGAGCAGCGGAGACACCACCTGGACATCCATATTATCTCCCTCTGCGGCCTGTGGACGCGCGCTATCTCGTCCTCGAGCCTCTGGGACTCGCTCCTAGCTATCTCCTCGAGCTTGCGGCGGCCCTCCTCGGTGCCGAGGTAGTAGTCCAAGTTCTCGTAGACGTCCTTCACCCAAGAGAACGCGCCGCTGTGCTTCTCCTCGTCCCCCTGCTCCACGCCCACGTGATCATCAATGATCGGGCAGCTAAATAAGGAATCCGCATGGTCTCACGGAGTTCATCGATGGGCGCGCTCGGACCGGATGTGCCCTGCACGATCAACGTGGAGCCATCCACTGGACCCACGCGATAACAAAATTTAATCCGGCATTTTTAGCCCGTTATGGGATTAATCTGTTAATATCGGACAAATAGAGCCCAGAGCGGAGATTTATGGCGCGTTTCAAATAAAAACCGGTCTTCATGGCCTTTTCTTGATTTAGACGGAGAATTTCTGGCAGAAAGCTATCAAGGCCACAAAACTCGGCCATAAACGGAAAATTTTTAAAAAAGGCCTGCGGAGCTAGGCCCGAGGCGAGATGGGGGCCCGTTTCACAAGGTTCCTCGGCAGGCACCTCGTATGTGAGCTGCACGGAATGCCACAGGACGTCCTGAGGGACAAGGAGTTCCTCAGGGGACTGCTCCTGAGGGCGGCGGAGGCCTCCGGGTCGACCGTGGTGGGGGATTACTTCTACAAGTTCGAGAACGACATGGGGGTCACGGGCGTCGTGGTCGTCGCCGAGTCGCATCTGTCGATACACACGTGGCCGGAGTACGGATACGCCGCGGTCGACGTGTTCACGTGCGGCACCCACACTGATCCGTGGAGGGCGCTGGAGGTGCTCAGGGAGGAGCTGAGGCCGGAGAGGGTAGAGGTCACGGAGATGACGAGAGGTATATTAGAGCAGCTCTCCCTGGCTGAGTGAATTGACTTCTTGGAAGTCGAGCTACAGATGGGTTGTCGAGTGGCACAGCCCGGATTCCGGGATCATAAGCGTCGCCAGCGAGATCCTGTACTCAGGGCGCACGAAGTACCAGGAGGTGGACATTGTGCGCAACGACGACTACGGCAAGATGCTGGTGCTCGACGGCAAGTTCCAGTCGAGCCTCTCGGATGAGTTCATCTACCACGAGATGCTGGTCCACCCGGCGCTGATAACCCAGGGCAACCCGAGGGATGTGCTGATAGTGGGCGGAGGGGAGGGCGCTACCCTGAGGGAGGTCCTCAGGTACAGGAGCGTGAGGAGGGCGGTCATGGTCGACATAGACGGGGAGGTCGTCGAGATCTGCAGGAAGTACCTCCCGGAGATGCACCAGGGGAGCTTCGACGATCCGAGGACCACGCTGATAATAGACGATGGGAGGAAGTTCCTCAGGGAGACGAAGGAGTCATTCGACGCCGTGCTCGTGGACGCGACGGATCCCATAGAGGGCGGACCCAGCAGACTCCTCTACACGGTGGAGTTCTACGAGCTGGTCAGGTCGAGGCTCAGGGAGAACGGCGTCGTGGCCACACAGGGCACGTCCACGTTCTACAACGCGAGCACCTTCGCGCGCGTCATGAACACGATGCGCAGCGTCTTCCCGCACGTCGGGGGCTACCAGGCCAGCATTCCCTCGTACATCTCCGACTGGGGGTTCGTCGTAGGATCCCTGGGGAGGGATCCGGCGTCCATTTCCCCGGAGGAGGCGGAGGCGAGGGCGCGCGAGCTCGGCCTGTCCGAATTCAAGTACTACGAGCCATCGCACCACCCCTATTACTTCTGGCTTCCGCCGCACGTGAGGAGGAAGGTCGAGGAGGAGAAGGGAGTCTCGAGGGACGAGGAGCCCGTCAGCGTATATTAGACGCCCGGGGGAACCGCACGTGAGGCCGTTCGTGCTGCTGCACGGAGGAGCGGGCTCCTGGTCCGGCAAGGTCGACGTGGAACGCGTCCTCTCGAAGGTCGAGGAATGCGCCCGGATGGGGCGTTACGCGCTCGGAGGGGGCGCGCTGGCAGCGGTCGAGGAATCCGTCGCATGCATGGAGTCCTCTGGGCTGTTCAACGCGGGGGTTGGGGCGGTCACCAACTCCGCAGGCATGGTGGAGCTGGACGCCGGCATCATGGACGGGGCGCGCAGGGGGGCGGGGGCCGTGGCGTGCGTCAGGAACGTGCCGAACCCCATCAGGCTGGCCAGGCGCGTGATGGAGGAGACACCGCACGTGCTGCTCGTCTGCGAGGGGGCGGAGGACCTGGCAAGGGCGCGCGGCCTCTGGAGTCCACAAAGTTCCTGGAAATGGAGCGCGTCGTCGGGGCACTCGGGTGACACCGTGGGCGCGGTCGCGCTGGATGGATCGGGCGTGTTCGCCGCGGCGACGAGCACTGGAGGGATAAGGGGGAAGATGCCGTGTCGCGTCGGGGACAGCCCAGTGCCGGGCGCCGGGTACTACGCGGGCACGGAGGGCGCCGCCTCGGCCACTGGGATAGGCGAGATGATAATGGTGGAGCTGGTCTCCTTCCGCGCGGTGGAGCTGCTGCGGAACGCGGAGGCGCACAGGGCCGCCGAGGAGGCCGTGGGCGCACTTGAGCGCGACTTCGGATGGGGGAACGTCGGCCTGATATTGATGAGCAGGTCCGGCCCGGCGATCGGGCTGAGCGCCAAGCTGATGCCGGTCGCGGCGGCATCGGACTCCGGCAGCGCCTCAGCGCTGGCCGGGGAGATGAAGGTCGAGGACGTCGAGAGGAGGCTCAGGGGGCTACTGTAGCTCAGGGTCGGACCGTGGAATAGTACTGGGGATCCTATGGAGGCGGGCGGGCGCCCACCACCACCGGGACGTTCATTATCTGACCGTTCCTGACTATGGTGAGGACGACCGTCTGTCCGGGCAGCACGTTTGCCTCCATGTAGCTGGTGAGCGCATCCGTGCTCGTCACGGGGGTACCGTTTATCGCTATTATGACGTCGCCGCCGGACGGGATCTGCATTCCGTAGTACTCCACGGACGAGTTCGCACCGATCAGCCCCGCCTTGGCAGCTGGACCTCCCTTCACGACGGACGCTATCTCGACGCCGTAGCTCACCGGCAGGTGCAGGGCCTGCGTCGCGAAGTAGTCGAGGCCCACTATCTCGACCCCGAGCCATGGATGGAGGTTGTACGATCCGTACTTGACCAAGTACGGGAGCTCCCTGGCCACGATGTTCGAGGGTATGGCGAATCCTATGCCCTGGGACTCGGCTATTATCGCGGTGTTGACGCCCACCACGTCGCCGTTCAGGTCGAGGAGCGGGCCGCCGGAGTTTCCGGGATTTATCGGGGCGCTCGTCTGTATCAGGTCCGCTATCGGGTAGCCGGTCACCGTGGACTCCTGTATGCTCCTCCCGAGCTGGCTGACCTCCCCAACAGTCAGGCTCCCAGCGAGGCCGTACGGGCTGCCCACTGCCATCACGGTCTCCCCTATCCTCAGGTTGTTGGAGTTGGCCAGCTGAAGTGGCTGCACGTTCAGCGTAGCGTTGACGTGGAGCACGGCGAGGTCGCTGTACGGATCGGTTCCCACGATGCTGGCTGGGTAGGAGGACCCGTTCATCAGCGTCACCGCGACGCTCACGGCGCCGTTGACCACGTGGTAGTTCGTGACCACGTAGAGGTTGCCGCCGTAGTTCACAAAGAAGCCGGAGCCTATGACCTCCTCGTAGCTCTGCTGCGGGCCGAAGAACGTGACGGTCGTGGTCTCTGTTATGCAGGAGACCATCACTATGGATCCTATCGTGTGGGAGTACACCGACTGTATCTGCTGATCTGCTCCCTGGACGTTTATGGTCACGTTAACGGGAGTGTAAGGCTGAAGGGTCTGCGCCGCAACGGGCCTCTCGGCGACCGAGGCCACCAGCTGCGCCTGGTAGACGCTGTAGGCGGTCATGAAGGCGATGAAGACTGCCACCACTGCCACCAGAACGACGGTTCCCTTGGATGACATGACCCCGTGAGTGGTGAAACAATTATTTAAAGTTTGCCAGGCAATCAAATAATTATGATTAAGAAAATGATCCATAGTCAAAAATACTGATAATAGGACAGGCGACTATGCACCTTCAAGCGGCGCGGGGAGCGGGGGAGGGGAAGTGGGGATGGATGGGATGGGTCCGAGCTGCAATCGTTCACCGTGAAGCATGATGGAGCCGTGCGGACGAACAGTGCGGCCTCCACGGAGGGAGGTGCACCGAAAACCTCGGTACGCACACAATCCGGTCAAAGGCTGGGAAAGGGGTTATAAAGCGCGCCCGATGTATTTAGCTCAGGTTGAGCGAGGTCTACATAAAGGAGTATGGAGGAGTGGAGCTCAAGGGCCCGACCCTGATAGAGGGGCTGCCGGACGTGGGGCTCGTGGGCGTGATATCGAGCGCTTTCCTCGTGGACCAGCTGAAGCTGGTGCCCTACGGACACGTGGAGTCGGAGCTGCTCCCGCCCGTCATGGTGCTGCACAATGCGGAGCTCATGCATCCGCTCAGGCTCTACGCGGACAAGGAGGGATCCATCGTCGTCCTGACGTCCGAGATAGCGCTGCCTCCCACGATGCTCATGCCCCTCGCGTACGCCGTGGTTGACTGGGCCGTGAGGAACAGGGTGAACAGGGTCATCTCGCTGAACGGATATCCGGTGCCGAACAGGCTGGACCTGGAGAAACCGGCGGTCTACGGCGTCGGCAACGGAAAGGATGCGGTGGAGTACCTGCGCAAGTACGGGGTGGAGGTCATAGAGGAGGGATTCGTGGCCGGCTTCTACGCCATGCTGCTCAGGGAAACCGCGAGGTACAGGGTGGATGCGATGGCCCTCCTGGGACAGTGCTTCCCCAAGTACCCGGATCCGGGGGCGGCGGCGAGCGTGGTCTCCAAGCTGAGCGAGATGCTGGGGATAAAGGTGGACGTGAAGCCGTTGCTCGAGAAGGCGGACGAGATCAAGCTCAGCATGAAGGACCTGATGAGGCAGACCGAGGAGTCGATGAGCGGATCCCACAAGGTACTGGAGGAGTACCTCCCGGCCATGTACAGGTAGGCGGTGATGTGCTTGTACGATCCGCACGGTGGGTACATCGAGCCCCTCGTGGAGGTCAGGGAGACGGGGAAGGAGATAGAGATCTACGTGGACCTGCCGTTCGTGGAGGACTCGAAGGATGTGAAGGTCGAGGTGCTGGACGACGAGCTGGAGATAACGGCCGCGATGAGGAGGAGCGTCAGATGGGAGAGGTGGGGCACGTACCAGAGATTTCAGGCATTCTCACAATACAGAACCAGGATCAGGCTCCCGGGCGACGTCGATGCGCAGAACGCCAGGGCTACCTTCAGGAACGGCGTTCTCAAGGTCGTCCTCCCGAAGAGGATCAACAAGGTAAAGGTGAACGTCGAGTAGGATCCGGGTGTTGGCCGTGGATCCGTACGAGAGGATCAGGACCGACTACAGGGAATGGCCGGAGCTCCTGGAGGACCTGGCCGCGATGGAGTATCCGGGAGGGGAGCCCGTCGAGGGGACCGCGTTCATAGCCGGAATGGGTGGCTCTGGCCACGGCGCGCGTATAATATCCCGGTGCCTGAAGGAGCGCCGCGTGCGCGCTTCGAACGACTTCCGGATACGCACGCACGTGGGAAGGGGGGATCTGGTGGTCGCGGTGAGCTACTCCGGCGAGACCCTGGAGACGATCAACACGCTGACCGAGGCCGTAGCCCAGGGCGCGGAGGGCGTGGCGATAGCCGGCGGGGGCAGGCTCCTGGACGCGGCCAGCGGCATGGGGGCGCGGCCGGTGAAGGTGCGCGTGCTGTCCTCCCCCAGGTCCTCATTCCCGAGCGTGTACGCGCCGCCCGCGCTCGTGCTGGAGTCGTACGGCCTCATGAGGGCCGCCACTGCTCAGATGGACAGGCTGGCGGATGTCCTGGGCAACTCGATGGAAGAACTCATGAAGGCCGACGGGGAGCCCGCGATGATCGCGGAGTTCATGAGGGGCAGGAAGATCGCGGTGTACGCGGGCTGGCACGGCGAGCCGCTGGCCGCCAGGTTCTCGGCCATGCTCAACGAGTACGCCAAGACCAGGTGCTACACGGCGACCGCGCCGGAGCTCGCGCATAACGAGATAGAGGCTATAGATGGAGCTGAGGCGATAATAACGATCAGGGACGGGGCGGGCGAGGACGCGGAGCTGAGGGCGGCCCTCGACTCCGTGGAGGAGCTGGCCGGCGAGAGGGGATCCGCGCTGCTGAGGGTGGAGCTGCCGGGGGAGGAGTGCCTAGTCAGATATGGATACGGCGTGGCGCTGCTCGACCTCGCGGCGCTGGAGCTGGCCAGGAGGAGGGGAGTTGAGGATCCATACGGTACTCCGAACATATCGGTATACAAGGAGAGACTGCGCGGGAAGCTCGGGCGCTAGCGTCCGCGAACTCCAGAGGCGTGCCTGGCGAACTCCTCCACCTTGGCCCCGGGATCGGGGGCGCGCACGATGGCGCTCGAGACGAGGACGCCCATTGCGCCGAGCTCAATTGAGGCCCTGACGTCGTCGCCGCTCGCTATGCCTGCGCCGCAGAGCACCGTGACGTCAGGGGAGACGGCGTGCACCGCCTCGACGCCCCTGGAGATGACTTCCGGTGCAACCCTTGAGACGGCGCGGCCCGTGCCTATGAGCTCCGGCGGCTCTATCGCTATGTAGTCAGGGGAGAACCGTGCAAGGCGCGCGGCCTCATCCGGCGTCGAGGCGCAGACTAGGCTCGTGAGCCCCAGGTCCCTCATCCGCCTCACCAGCCGACCCACCGTGTCCTCCGGGAGGCGATGCTCGCTGTGGTTGATGATGCTGCCTGACGCGCCGGATGCGGAGACCGACTCGGGGGGAACGAACCCCGTGGTGCTGGATGGCTCCACGTCGTCGACGTGCTGCGCGAACACCGGTATCGAGACCGAGCGCACGACCTGCATCAGCGTGACCTGCGGCGGCGCCACTGCCACGAGCACACCGGTCCTGCGCGAGACGTCCTCCGCCGCCTTGGCTATTCGAAGGGCGCCGTCCCCCTGCGCCTCCCTGTAGTTCTTGAAGTTGATGACTATCAGCGGGCGATCCGCGCCGATCCCCAAGCGGTTCACACCTGCGGCCTCTTGCCTATGTCCTTGCCGGGTGAGAACCGGTCCTTCAGCGACGCCAGGACCTCGGGAAGTGTCGTGTACTCCATCTCCTCGGGTCCCAGCCTGGCGGGCATGAACGGACCGTGTCTCCTCATGTAGTCGGCTATCTCCATGGCCTTCGCCCTCGTGTACTCGAACGCGACGTCGTCGAACAGATCCGCAGGGCCAACGAGCTTTCCGTCGTTCACCTGGAACCCGAGCGCTATCACCCTCGGCGGTCCGTCGAACCTAGTGCACTGGGAGTACCTGATCGGCACTGGCGTCAGGGGACCGACGTGGGATCCGCGCATCCAGCCCGCCACCAGGTGGGGGAACGAGAACGGCTCCAGGACCTCCCCCACGGCGGGGAATCCTGCCTGCGCCCTGACGAATGCGACTGGATCGTCCTTTCCTACGTATCTGCCGGCTATCATGTTCAGCCTCGTAGTGCTGGCCACGGCCGCCACCTCCCCATCATATCTGCGCCATATGCTGTGGACCGCATATCTGCCGGTGGTGCCCAGGAGAGCGAGGATGTCGTAGGACTCCTCGGGCGCCTTGAGGTCGACGAATTTGTCATCCATCATGTCCAGGATCCTGAACAGGAACCCGGCCTTCACCTTCGGATCTATCACCAGCCCAGCGGTGTTGAACGGGTCGGCGAATATCCTGTAGAGCGGCAGGTTCCACGCGCCGGGCTCGGTCTTGTCGGCCATGAAGACGACTACGGGCTCGCTCGGCCTCTCCTCGAACTCCGCCTCCGCCACGCCGGGGCCGAGCCCCTTGACGTTGCCGGAGAACGCCTCGGAGAGCAGGTCCTGTCCGGCGGCGTACAGCTTCAGGGGCTTTGAGACCTCGTCGGTGACCTTCTTGAAGGTGTTCCATGCAAGGGTGTGCACCTCTGAATTATCAGCGCCCTTCCGGTGGGTCATTATGAGCTCCAGATCGTCGCCCGCGTTAGTCACGTAGTAGTCCAGTATAAGGCCGCTGGCCTTGGCGGCCTGAAGCTCCCTCTGCGCGACCTCCACCTGTTTCGGATGAACCCGGTGGTGGCCGACTAGGCTTCCTACGTCGGCCTTTATGACGGAGAAAGTGATCTTCAAGCCACATGGTACTGCATTCGCCTGCGTTTAAGATTTCCCAAGACCACCTGAGGCGCACAACTCTAGCGAGCTAATCCGCAATGAACTGCGGAGCTTCCAGCTCATCGTTCGCCCTACTCCGGGGGAACGGTAGAGGCGGAGCCCCGCAGGCACGACGGGTGGCCCCGCCCTGCGTACGCGAGTACGTTGAGCACTGCGTCGTAGTCGCAATCCACAGTCCAGCCGGGAACTGAGCGCCTGCGCCCTCTCATCGTCGACATATGTGGAACTTCAACTCCACGGTCGACATCATGTTCACATACTCGTATACCCTTATAAAGTCATGTTGGATGTCAAAAAATATGGATGAATTCGACCTGCTGTTCACCACCTACCGCGGTGGGGAGCGTAGGGCGGCGTCGGAGATGGCGCGCTTTCTGAGGGATCTAGGGGACGAGTCGGCGGACATCGAGATCACGGAGTTCCCCGGGCTGCTGCTCGCGCGGACCCCAGCGGATCCCTTCGAGCTCATTGAACATCTCCGTGGAATTGCGGAGGAGGAGCCCTGGAGGATAAGGTCTATTCTAAGGGTGGTCCCGGTGGAGATTACCACGGATGCGTCCATCCAGTCGGTGGTCCAAGCGGCCAGGGGGCTGGCCTCCAAGATTGGGGGTGACGAGACGTACAGAGTCGATGTGGAGAAGAGGGGAAGCTCGCTGAGCGGCAGAGAGCTCATAGATGCGGTGGCGTCGGCCATAGATAGGAAGGTGAAGCTCGAGTCGCCCGACTGGATAGTGATGGTGGAGATAGTCGGGGATCGGGCTGGCGTATCGGTTCTGAGGGAGGTCGACGTCTTCAGCTCCGTGAAGGCGAAGAGGGATCGCGGCAATAGAGCGGACATCAACGCGCGCCCGGCGGATTCGAGCCCATGAGATGAGCTATGATGTGGCGGACTGGAGCGCAGGTGGGCCGGCCAGGATTTGAACCTGGGACCTCCGCCGTGTAAGGGCGGCGTCCTGACCAGACTAGACTACCGGCCCCGCGGACGAGCCACAAGTATAGCGTTTAAAATGTTCCTCGACCGGAAATTGAGGCCTTACTTGCACGTGAGGATGGGCGGGTACAGCTCCGTGTCACGCCTTCTTCGGCCCCAGTTCCCTGTTCTTGGGCCTCAATGTACCCTTTCTCCCGCAGCGCCTACACCTGGTGGCCTTCCAAGAGTT
Protein-coding regions in this window:
- a CDS encoding (Fe-S)-binding protein; this translates as MDNEPGKDSAGSIVGARIRELLGGAADVAELCMRCGFCNAACPTSSLPSAYLESRTSRGRAVFFRGLLSGRPPEDPLAEEVAADMEYCMSCGRCMNACPLEIPIPLLVGAYREARAREKGRSAAERLLRGYDALDRFAGAVPKLYNAAAGSVRGTIAKALGFREDLELPRASDRRPRIRGWRDGDVLLLVDTYTWAHEPGAPEAVWRLLIAMGLRPEVLGPLDHGMVLLDLGYISRLREEGAELVERLSRAARGRKIVVVSPASYYMLRRIYPILLGDGARRLSADVLDVYELVLERCRGRGDGGRNGARITYHESCLSRSNSQGDRIRKALGMAGYPAEGTLTRCCGLGGAWGLRRNGARISDELVRKFLEEAAAIPDGSVVASESEACRFQLRRLLPRAEVIYPADLLRRALEDGSLDCSGRSGSAAIPPSAGKTGT
- the speD gene encoding adenosylmethionine decarboxylase; the protein is MGARFTRFLGRHLVCELHGMPQDVLRDKEFLRGLLLRAAEASGSTVVGDYFYKFENDMGVTGVVVVAESHLSIHTWPEYGYAAVDVFTCGTHTDPWRALEVLREELRPERVEVTEMTRGILEQLSLAE
- the speE gene encoding polyamine aminopropyltransferase; the protein is MTSWKSSYRWVVEWHSPDSGIISVASEILYSGRTKYQEVDIVRNDDYGKMLVLDGKFQSSLSDEFIYHEMLVHPALITQGNPRDVLIVGGGEGATLREVLRYRSVRRAVMVDIDGEVVEICRKYLPEMHQGSFDDPRTTLIIDDGRKFLRETKESFDAVLVDATDPIEGGPSRLLYTVEFYELVRSRLRENGVVATQGTSTFYNASTFARVMNTMRSVFPHVGGYQASIPSYISDWGFVVGSLGRDPASISPEEAEARARELGLSEFKYYEPSHHPYYFWLPPHVRRKVEEEKGVSRDEEPVSVY
- a CDS encoding isoaspartyl peptidase/L-asparaginase, with protein sequence MRPFVLLHGGAGSWSGKVDVERVLSKVEECARMGRYALGGGALAAVEESVACMESSGLFNAGVGAVTNSAGMVELDAGIMDGARRGAGAVACVRNVPNPIRLARRVMEETPHVLLVCEGAEDLARARGLWSPQSSWKWSASSGHSGDTVGAVALDGSGVFAAATSTGGIRGKMPCRVGDSPVPGAGYYAGTEGAASATGIGEMIMVELVSFRAVELLRNAEAHRAAEEAVGALERDFGWGNVGLILMSRSGPAIGLSAKLMPVAAASDSGSASALAGEMKVEDVERRLRGLL
- a CDS encoding S1C family serine protease; translation: MSSKGTVVLVAVVAVFIAFMTAYSVYQAQLVASVAERPVAAQTLQPYTPVNVTINVQGADQQIQSVYSHTIGSIVMVSCITETTTVTFFGPQQSYEEVIGSGFFVNYGGNLYVVTNYHVVNGAVSVAVTLMNGSSYPASIVGTDPYSDLAVLHVNATLNVQPLQLANSNNLRIGETVMAVGSPYGLAGSLTVGEVSQLGRSIQESTVTGYPIADLIQTSAPINPGNSGGPLLDLNGDVVGVNTAIIAESQGIGFAIPSNIVARELPYLVKYGSYNLHPWLGVEIVGLDYFATQALHLPVSYGVEIASVVKGGPAAKAGLIGANSSVEYYGMQIPSGGDVIIAINGTPVTSTDALTSYMEANVLPGQTVVLTIVRNGQIMNVPVVVGARPPP
- a CDS encoding proteasome assembly chaperone family protein, encoding MSEVYIKEYGGVELKGPTLIEGLPDVGLVGVISSAFLVDQLKLVPYGHVESELLPPVMVLHNAELMHPLRLYADKEGSIVVLTSEIALPPTMLMPLAYAVVDWAVRNRVNRVISLNGYPVPNRLDLEKPAVYGVGNGKDAVEYLRKYGVEVIEEGFVAGFYAMLLRETARYRVDAMALLGQCFPKYPDPGAAASVVSKLSEMLGIKVDVKPLLEKADEIKLSMKDLMRQTEESMSGSHKVLEEYLPAMYR
- a CDS encoding Hsp20/alpha crystallin family protein, yielding MCLYDPHGGYIEPLVEVRETGKEIEIYVDLPFVEDSKDVKVEVLDDELEITAAMRRSVRWERWGTYQRFQAFSQYRTRIRLPGDVDAQNARATFRNGVLKVVLPKRINKVKVNVE
- a CDS encoding SIS domain-containing protein, with protein sequence MDPYERIRTDYREWPELLEDLAAMEYPGGEPVEGTAFIAGMGGSGHGARIISRCLKERRVRASNDFRIRTHVGRGDLVVAVSYSGETLETINTLTEAVAQGAEGVAIAGGGRLLDAASGMGARPVKVRVLSSPRSSFPSVYAPPALVLESYGLMRAATAQMDRLADVLGNSMEELMKADGEPAMIAEFMRGRKIAVYAGWHGEPLAARFSAMLNEYAKTRCYTATAPELAHNEIEAIDGAEAIITIRDGAGEDAELRAALDSVEELAGERGSALLRVELPGEECLVRYGYGVALLDLAALELARRRGVEDPYGTPNISVYKERLRGKLGR
- the tpiA gene encoding triose-phosphate isomerase, translating into MGADRPLIVINFKNYREAQGDGALRIAKAAEDVSRRTGVLVAVAPPQVTLMQVVRSVSIPVFAQHVDDVEPSSTTGFVPPESVSASGASGSIINHSEHRLPEDTVGRLVRRMRDLGLTSLVCASTPDEAARLARFSPDYIAIEPPELIGTGRAVSRVAPEVISRGVEAVHAVSPDVTVLCGAGIASGDDVRASIELGAMGVLVSSAIVRAPDPGAKVEEFARHASGVRGR
- the fbp gene encoding fructose-1,6-bisphosphate aldolase/phosphatase, whose translation is MKITFSVIKADVGSLVGHHRVHPKQVEVAQRELQAAKASGLILDYYVTNAGDDLELIMTHRKGADNSEVHTLAWNTFKKVTDEVSKPLKLYAAGQDLLSEAFSGNVKGLGPGVAEAEFEERPSEPVVVFMADKTEPGAWNLPLYRIFADPFNTAGLVIDPKVKAGFLFRILDMMDDKFVDLKAPEESYDILALLGTTGRYAVHSIWRRYDGEVAAVASTTRLNMIAGRYVGKDDPVAFVRAQAGFPAVGEVLEPFSFPHLVAGWMRGSHVGPLTPVPIRYSQCTRFDGPPRVIALGFQVNDGKLVGPADLFDDVAFEYTRAKAMEIADYMRRHGPFMPARLGPEEMEYTTLPEVLASLKDRFSPGKDIGKRPQV
- a CDS encoding THUMP domain-containing protein; translated protein: MDEFDLLFTTYRGGERRAASEMARFLRDLGDESADIEITEFPGLLLARTPADPFELIEHLRGIAEEEPWRIRSILRVVPVEITTDASIQSVVQAARGLASKIGGDETYRVDVEKRGSSLSGRELIDAVASAIDRKVKLESPDWIVMVEIVGDRAGVSVLREVDVFSSVKAKRDRGNRADINARPADSSP
- a CDS encoding 50S ribosomal protein L40e — encoded protein: MPVADPQARAIAMQRRLYVKICMRCGAKNSWKATRCRRCGRKGTLRPKNRELGPKKA